In Fusarium oxysporum f. sp. lycopersici 4287 chromosome 2, whole genome shotgun sequence, a genomic segment contains:
- a CDS encoding lon protease like 2, peroxisomal: MAKPQTANLPLIPLARGTILLPGLVQRIPVSSNRPDIPALLAHVYEQAATKGPDTRIDSIPIACVPISSPLISGNGQRLIGDAEDIDPAEIENVLPGSAKKTDLFTFGVAAKIIGIDGRGTGEFALRVEGTTRVRIDSFTRERPYFEAKVTYFHEDCNATDKQTQDLFALLKTRSRELVTILRISSLLPRTRDGPVLSPVLTRRLEMLIMRKELNEAGLLADFMANLVESTHEEKLEVLAALDVKVRLTKVIELLERQVGGIKNNFKITTFTTMPVQILDRLNETNQNRKPGSLPQIPGMAFVPPNGQMPGGHDQNDDQEANELDELKRKLSNAKLPADAAKTVDREMRRLQKMQPMNQEYQVTRNWLETLAEIPWTATTDDRLGPDTLNRARKQLDDDHYGLDNVKKRLIEYLAVLRLKQSINDEVEEKIKKAQEELGQAATSNEKEKGTAEEGSEIEGSAKPEMAKLDILKSQRMVDKSPIMLLAGPPGVGKTSLARSVATALGRKFHRISLGGVRDEAEIRGHRRTYVAAMPGLIVQGLRKVGVANPVFLLDEIDKIGQASIHGDPSAAMLEVLDPEQNYNFQDHYVGMPIDLSKILFIATANSLDTIPAPLLDRMETIYIPGYTTLEKRHIAMQHLVPKQIRVNGLAESQVAFNQEVVSKIIECYTRESGVRNLEREIGSVCRAKAVEYAEAKDGGHIDDYRSDLSVEDIENILGIEKFEEEIAEKTSRPGIVTGLVAYSSGGNGSILFIEVADMPGNGRVQLTGKLGDVLKESVEVALTWVKAHAFELGLTPEPTTDIMKERSIHVHCPSGAIPKDGPSSGIGQAIALISLFSGKPVPPTMAMTGEISLRGRVTAVGGIKEKLIGALRAGVKTVLLPAQNRKDVKDLPQEVKDGLEILHVR, translated from the exons ATGGCAAAGCCACAGACCGCGAATCTGCCCCTGATACCACTCGCGCGAGGCACCATCCTTCTCCCCGGCCTCGTCCAGCGAATCCCAGTATCTTCGAACCGTCCCGATATTCCTGCTCTGCTCGCCCACGTTTACGAGCAAGCTGCTACAAAAGGCCCTGATACGCGTATCGACAGTATTCCCATCGCCTGCGTTCCAATTTCGTCTCCTCTTATCAGTGGCAATGGCCAGCGCCTCATTGGCGATGCTGAGGATATAGACCCcgctgagattgagaacgTCCTTCCCGGCTCCGCTAAAAAGACTGACCTGTTCACATTTGGTGTTGCCGCCAAAATCATTGGCATTGATGGAAGAGGAACAGGCGAGTTTGCGCTGCGCGTCGAAGGCACAACCCGTGTCCGAATTGACTCCTTCACCCGCGAACGCCCCTATTTTGAAGCCAAGGTGACATATTTCCACGAAGACT GCAATGCTACCGATAAACAGACGCAAGACCTGTTTGCTCTCCTAAAAACCCGATCTCGAGAACTCGTCACGATCCTCAGAATTTCCTCCTTGCTTCCTCGAACCCGCGATGGCCCGGTTCTTTCACCAGTCCTTACAAGGCGACTTGAAATGCTAATCATGAGGAAAGAGCTCAACGAGGCTGGTCTTCTTGCCGACTTTATGGCTAATTTGGTTGAGAGCACACATGAGGAGAAACTCGAGGTCCTTGCAGCTCTAGATGTCAAGGTGCGCCTGACCAAGGTCATTGAGTTACTGGAGCGTCAGGTTGGCGGTATCAAGAACAATTTCAAGATCACGACCTTCACCACTATGCCCGTCCAGATCTTGGATCGATTGAACGAAACCAACCAAAACCGAAAGCCAGGCTCGCTACCACAAATCCCTGGCATGGCATTTGTTCCGCCCAATGGACAGATGCCAGGTGGACATGACCAAAACGATGACCAGGAGGCcaatgagcttgatgagctgAAGCGCAAACTATCCAATGCTAAACTTCCCGCTGATGCTGCCAAGACAGTCGATAGGGAGATGAGACGTCTTCAGAAGATGCAACCCATGAACCAAGAATATCAAGTGACACGCAATTGGCTCGAAACGTTGGCCGAAATCCCCTGGACAGCCACCACGGATGACCGCCTCGGCCCTGATACTCTAAACCGGGCGAGGaagcagcttgacgatgacCATTATGGACTGGATAATGTCAAGAAGAGGCTCATCGAATATCTAGCTGTCCTCAGGCTTAAGCAATCGATCAATGATGAGgtggaagagaagatcaagaaggcacAAGAGGAATTGGGACAGGCTGCCACATCcaatgagaaagagaagggaaCAGCCGAGGAAGGCTCAGAGATTGAGGGAAGCGCAAAGCCTGAGATGGCTAAGCTTGACATCCTCAAGTCTCAGCGTATGGTGGACAAGTCTCCTATCATGCTCCTCGCTGGTCCCCCTGGCGTAGGAAAGACCAGTCTCGCGCGATCGGTGGCTACAGCTCTTGGCCGCAAATTTCATCGTATCTCACTTGGGGGTGTGAGAGACGAGGCCGAGATTCGGGGACATCGAAGGACCTATGTCGCGGCAATGCCAGGTCTCATTGTGCAGGGTCTCAGGAAGGTCGGCGTTGCCAACCCTGTTTTCCTACTTGATGAGATTGACAAGATCGGGCAAGCCAGCATTCATGGAGATCCTTCAGCTGCCATGTTGGAAGTCCTAGACCCGGAGCAGAACTACAACTTTCAGGATCACTATGTTGGCATGCCGATTGATCTCTCCAAGATCCTTTTCATTGCCACGGCTAACAGCCTGGACACTATCCCCGCCCCTCTGCTTGACCGAATGGAGACTATCTATATCCCTGGCTACACAACACTCGAGAAGCGACACATCGCTATGCAGCACCTCGTCCCTAAGCAGATCAGGGTCAACGGACTGGCCGAGTCTCAGGTTGCATTCAACCAGGAAGTTGTTTCCAAAATCATCGAGTGCTACACTCGAGAATCTGGGGTTCGCAACCTGGAGCGTGAAATTGGCTCTGTTTGCCGTGCTAAAGCTGTCGAGTATGCCGAAGCGAAGGATGGGGGTCACATAGATGATTACCGGTCCGATCTCAGTGTAGAGGATATCGAGAACATTCTAGGCATTGAgaagtttgaagaagagattgCTGAGAAGACGAGCCGCCCCGGTATTGTGACGGGCTTGGTTGCTTATAGTTCCGGTGGTAACGGAAGCATCCTCTTCATTGAGGTCGCTGATATGCCCGGCAATGGGCGGGTTCAGCTCACAGGCAAACTCGGCGATGTGCTGAAGGAGAGTGTTGAGGTTGCCTTGACCTGGGTCAAAGCACATGCTTTCGAGCTAGGTCTCACTCCAGAGCCCACCACGGATATCATGAAGGAGCGTAGCATCCATGTGCACTGTCCATCGGGCGCTATTCCCAAGGACGGTCCCAGCAGTGGTATTGGCCAGGCCATCGCACTCATCTCCTTGTTCTCGGGGAAGCCGGTACCACCAACCATGGCAATGACG GGCGAGATTTCTCTCCGGGGCAGAGTTACAGCCGTCGGAGGTATCAAGGAGAAACTCATCGGCGCCCTCCGAGCTGGCGTCAAGACTGTGTTACTTCCGGCCCAGAACCGCAAGGATGTCAAAGATCTTCCGCAGGAGGTCAAAGATGGACTCGAGATCCTTCACGTCAGGTAA
- a CDS encoding actin cytoskeleton-regulatory complex protein END3: protein MAPKIEAQEIETYWNIFSTRTGGGKFLTGEQAAPVLKNSGLRDDQLERVWDLADVDNDGNLDFEEFCVAMRIIFDILNGEYADVPTTLPDWLVPESKAHLVQAGQAITGKSVQFEQVEDDSEDLGLKDGFEWYMKPADKAKYEQIYQENRDMRGEVDFHALSDLYESLDVPDTDVRSAWNLINPSAQSTINKDACLAFLHILNYRHEGFRIPRTVPASLRSSFERNQIDYQVDNQRTGANSRWATKADDTTSTGRKAKFGDQYLTRLGRSGFKSSGTDFSTEKTEDWEEVRLKRKLQDLEDKIKKVEEIAERRKGGKRDSKPALVKKELDQLLEYKRRELRELEEGTGKSAAGGSLKSIQEDLQTVREQVEGLENHLRTREQVLEQIRREIEDEKRG from the exons ATGGCTCCCAAGATCGAGGCGCAGGAAATTGAAACGTACTGGAATATCTTCTCTACGCGAACAGGAGGCGGCAAGTTCCTTACAGGTGAACAAGCCGCTCCTGTTCTGAAGAACAGTGGCCTCCGAGATGATCAGCTAGAACGAGTATGGGATCTTGCGGACGTGGATAATGATGGAAACCTTGATTTCGAGGAGTTTTGCGTTGCCATGCGCATTATCTTTGATATTCTCAACGGA GAATACGCGGATGTGCCGACGACATTGCCCGACTGGCTTGTCCCTGAGTCCAAGGCTCATCTCGTGCAGGCTGGCCAAGCTATCACCGGAAAGTCAGTACAGTTCGAGCAGGTTGAGGACGACTCGGAGGACCTGGGGCTCAAAGACGGATTCGAATGGTACATGAAGCCTGCGGACAAGGCCAAATACGAGCAGATCTACCAGGAGAACCGAGATATGCGCGGCGAGGTGGATT TCCATGCGCTTAGTGACCTTTACGAGTCCCTTGACGTTCCCGATACCGATGTCCGATCCGCCTGGAATCTGATCAACCCCTCGGCGCAATCGACTATCAACAAGGATGCTTGTCTCGCATTCCTACATATCCTTAACTACCGACATGAGGGTTTCCGAATCCCCCGTACCGTTCCGGCGTCGCTTCGATCGAGCTTTGAGCGCAACCAGATTGATTATCAAGTCGACAACCAGCGAACAGGCGCTAACTCGCGATGGGCCACCAAGGCTGACGACACCACAAGTACCGGCCGTAAGGCTAAGTTCGGCGATCAATACCTAACGCGCCTGGGTCGAAGCGGCTTCAAGAGCTCGGGCACGGATTTCTCGACGGAAAAGACGGAGGACTGGGAAGAGGTTCGACTGAAGCGCAAGCTCCAGGACCTCGAggataagataaagaaggTGGAGGAGATCGCGGAACGCCGGAAAGGCGGCAAACGCGATTCTAAGCCTGCACTTGTTAAGAAGGAACTCGATCAATTGCTCGAATACAAGCGACGAGAACTTAGGGAATTGGAAGAGGGAACTGGTAAGAGCGCGGCTGGAGGAAGTCTCAAGAGCATACAGGAAGATCTCCAGACAGTCCGGGAGCAGGTTGAGGGTCTAGAGAATCACTTGAGAACACGAGAGCAAGTTCTTGAGCAGATCAGGCGGGAGattgaagacgagaagagagGATAG
- a CDS encoding isopentenyl-diphosphate delta-isomerase, with protein MSTTTTTTTQPITAESMLRLFPDIDTSSEPLSGHDEEQIRLMDEVCIVLDENDKPIGTASKKICHLMTNIDKGLLHRAFSVFLFNDKNELLLQQRASEKITFPDMWTNTCCSHPLHIPTETGASLEDSIAGVKRAAQRKLEHELGIKKEQVPFEDFHFLTRIHYKAPSDGKWGEHEIDYILFIKANVDLDINKNEVRDTQYVTPEKLKQQFDDPSLVFTPWFKLICNSMLFEWWQNLDSGLNKYMNEQEIRRM; from the exons ATGTCTACAACAACTACCACTACAACCCAGCCTATCACGGCCGAATCTATGCTCCGTCTCTTCCCGGACATCGACACCAGCTCAGAGCCTCTCTCCGGTCATGATGAGGAGCAAATCCGTCTTATGGATGAGGTCTGCATTGTCCTCGACGAGAATGACAAGCCAATCGGTACCGCCAGCAAGAAGATCT GCCATCTCATGACCAACATCGATAAGGGCCTCCTTCACCGCGCCTTTtccgtcttcctcttcaacgacaagaacgagctcctcctccagcagcGCGCATCTGAAAAGATCACCTTCCCCGATATGTGGACCAACACTTGCTGCTCCCACCCTCTCCACATCCCTACCGAGACTGGCGCTTCCCTTGAAGACTCAATCGCCGGTGTCAAGCGAGCTGCTCAGCGCAAGCTTGAGCACGAGCTGGGTATCAAGAAGGAGCAGGTTCCCTTCGAGGATTTCCATTTCCTCACCCGAATCCACTACAAGGCCCCCAGCGACGGCAAGTGGGGTGAGCACGAGA TTGACtacatcctcttcatcaaggccaacgTCGAtctcgacatcaacaagaacgaGGTCAGAGATACGCAATACGTCACTcccgagaagctcaagcaacAATTCGACGACCCCAGCCTGGTTTTCACACCTTGGTTCAAGCTCATTTGCAACTCTATGCTCTTCGAGTGGTGGCAGAACCTCGACTCCGGCTTGAATAAGTACATGAACGAGCAGGAGATTAGACGCATGTAA
- a CDS encoding lon protease like 2, peroxisomal — protein MAKPQTANLPLIPLARGTILLPGLVQRIPVSSNRPDIPALLAHVYEQAATKGPDTRIDSIPIACVPISSPLISGNGQRLIGDAEDIDPAEIENVLPGSAKKTDLFTFGVAAKIIGIDGRGTGEFALRVEGTTRVRIDSFTRERPYFEAKVTYFHEDCNATDKQTQDLFALLKTRSRELVTILRISSLLPRTRDGPVLSPVLTRRLEMLIMRKELNEAGLLADFMANLVESTHEEKLEVLAALDVKVRLTKVIELLERQVGGIKNNFKITTFTTMPVQILDRLNETNQNRKPGSLPQIPGMAFVPPNGQMPGGHDQNDDQEANELDELKRKLSNAKLPADAAKTVDREMRRLQKMQPMNQEYQVTRNWLETLAEIPWTATTDDRLGPDTLNRARKQLDDDHYGLDNVKKRLIEYLAVLRLKQSINDEVEEKIKKAQEELGQAATSNEKEKGTAEEGSEIEGSAKPEMAKLDILKSQRMVDKSPIMLLAGPPGVGKTSLARSVATALGRKFHRISLGGVRDEAEIRGHRRTYVAAMPGLIVQGLRKVGVANPVFLLDEIDKIGQASIHGDPSAAMLEVLDPEQNYNFQDHYVGMPIDLSKILFIATANSLDTIPAPLLDRMETIYIPGYTTLEKRHIAMQHLVPKQIRVNGLAESQVAFNQEVVSKIIECYTRESGVRNLEREIGSVCRAKAVEYAEAKDGGHIDDYRSDLSVEDIENILGIEKFEEEIAEKTSRPGIVTGLVAYSSGGNGSILFIEVADMPGNGRVQLTGKLGDVLKESVEVALTWVKAHAFELGLTPEPTTDIMKERSIHVHCPSGAIPKDGPSSGIGQAIALISLFSGKPVPPTMAMTGEISLRGRVTAVGGIKEKLIGALRAGVKTVLLPAQNRKDVKDLPQEVKDGLEILHVSHIWEAIRLVWPDSHWAEDTNYRGIESRL, from the exons ATGGCAAAGCCACAGACCGCGAATCTGCCCCTGATACCACTCGCGCGAGGCACCATCCTTCTCCCCGGCCTCGTCCAGCGAATCCCAGTATCTTCGAACCGTCCCGATATTCCTGCTCTGCTCGCCCACGTTTACGAGCAAGCTGCTACAAAAGGCCCTGATACGCGTATCGACAGTATTCCCATCGCCTGCGTTCCAATTTCGTCTCCTCTTATCAGTGGCAATGGCCAGCGCCTCATTGGCGATGCTGAGGATATAGACCCcgctgagattgagaacgTCCTTCCCGGCTCCGCTAAAAAGACTGACCTGTTCACATTTGGTGTTGCCGCCAAAATCATTGGCATTGATGGAAGAGGAACAGGCGAGTTTGCGCTGCGCGTCGAAGGCACAACCCGTGTCCGAATTGACTCCTTCACCCGCGAACGCCCCTATTTTGAAGCCAAGGTGACATATTTCCACGAAGACT GCAATGCTACCGATAAACAGACGCAAGACCTGTTTGCTCTCCTAAAAACCCGATCTCGAGAACTCGTCACGATCCTCAGAATTTCCTCCTTGCTTCCTCGAACCCGCGATGGCCCGGTTCTTTCACCAGTCCTTACAAGGCGACTTGAAATGCTAATCATGAGGAAAGAGCTCAACGAGGCTGGTCTTCTTGCCGACTTTATGGCTAATTTGGTTGAGAGCACACATGAGGAGAAACTCGAGGTCCTTGCAGCTCTAGATGTCAAGGTGCGCCTGACCAAGGTCATTGAGTTACTGGAGCGTCAGGTTGGCGGTATCAAGAACAATTTCAAGATCACGACCTTCACCACTATGCCCGTCCAGATCTTGGATCGATTGAACGAAACCAACCAAAACCGAAAGCCAGGCTCGCTACCACAAATCCCTGGCATGGCATTTGTTCCGCCCAATGGACAGATGCCAGGTGGACATGACCAAAACGATGACCAGGAGGCcaatgagcttgatgagctgAAGCGCAAACTATCCAATGCTAAACTTCCCGCTGATGCTGCCAAGACAGTCGATAGGGAGATGAGACGTCTTCAGAAGATGCAACCCATGAACCAAGAATATCAAGTGACACGCAATTGGCTCGAAACGTTGGCCGAAATCCCCTGGACAGCCACCACGGATGACCGCCTCGGCCCTGATACTCTAAACCGGGCGAGGaagcagcttgacgatgacCATTATGGACTGGATAATGTCAAGAAGAGGCTCATCGAATATCTAGCTGTCCTCAGGCTTAAGCAATCGATCAATGATGAGgtggaagagaagatcaagaaggcacAAGAGGAATTGGGACAGGCTGCCACATCcaatgagaaagagaagggaaCAGCCGAGGAAGGCTCAGAGATTGAGGGAAGCGCAAAGCCTGAGATGGCTAAGCTTGACATCCTCAAGTCTCAGCGTATGGTGGACAAGTCTCCTATCATGCTCCTCGCTGGTCCCCCTGGCGTAGGAAAGACCAGTCTCGCGCGATCGGTGGCTACAGCTCTTGGCCGCAAATTTCATCGTATCTCACTTGGGGGTGTGAGAGACGAGGCCGAGATTCGGGGACATCGAAGGACCTATGTCGCGGCAATGCCAGGTCTCATTGTGCAGGGTCTCAGGAAGGTCGGCGTTGCCAACCCTGTTTTCCTACTTGATGAGATTGACAAGATCGGGCAAGCCAGCATTCATGGAGATCCTTCAGCTGCCATGTTGGAAGTCCTAGACCCGGAGCAGAACTACAACTTTCAGGATCACTATGTTGGCATGCCGATTGATCTCTCCAAGATCCTTTTCATTGCCACGGCTAACAGCCTGGACACTATCCCCGCCCCTCTGCTTGACCGAATGGAGACTATCTATATCCCTGGCTACACAACACTCGAGAAGCGACACATCGCTATGCAGCACCTCGTCCCTAAGCAGATCAGGGTCAACGGACTGGCCGAGTCTCAGGTTGCATTCAACCAGGAAGTTGTTTCCAAAATCATCGAGTGCTACACTCGAGAATCTGGGGTTCGCAACCTGGAGCGTGAAATTGGCTCTGTTTGCCGTGCTAAAGCTGTCGAGTATGCCGAAGCGAAGGATGGGGGTCACATAGATGATTACCGGTCCGATCTCAGTGTAGAGGATATCGAGAACATTCTAGGCATTGAgaagtttgaagaagagattgCTGAGAAGACGAGCCGCCCCGGTATTGTGACGGGCTTGGTTGCTTATAGTTCCGGTGGTAACGGAAGCATCCTCTTCATTGAGGTCGCTGATATGCCCGGCAATGGGCGGGTTCAGCTCACAGGCAAACTCGGCGATGTGCTGAAGGAGAGTGTTGAGGTTGCCTTGACCTGGGTCAAAGCACATGCTTTCGAGCTAGGTCTCACTCCAGAGCCCACCACGGATATCATGAAGGAGCGTAGCATCCATGTGCACTGTCCATCGGGCGCTATTCCCAAGGACGGTCCCAGCAGTGGTATTGGCCAGGCCATCGCACTCATCTCCTTGTTCTCGGGGAAGCCGGTACCACCAACCATGGCAATGACG GGCGAGATTTCTCTCCGGGGCAGAGTTACAGCCGTCGGAGGTATCAAGGAGAAACTCATCGGCGCCCTCCGAGCTGGCGTCAAGACTGTGTTACTTCCGGCCCAGAACCGCAAGGATGTCAAAGATCTTCCGCAGGAGGTCAAAGATGGACTCGAGATCCTTCACGTCAG CCATATCTGGGAGGCGATTCGTCTTGTCTGGCCAGACTCGCATTGGGCAGAGGACACTAACTACCGAGGCATCGAGAGTCGACTCTAA
- a CDS encoding replication factor A2 → MSAYSGFTKTSYGAQGGDDSGGFFAGGSQQGSQGGAGGKSYQDESLRPVTIKQILDAEEAYAGADFKIDGSPVTQITFVGQIRKIQPQPTNITLNIDDGTGMIEVKKWIDVDKQDDADPGFELESHVRIWGRLKSFNNKRHVGAHVIRPVADFNEVNYHMLEATYVHLYFTKGPLGGQGGSNGDGDSMFVDGGGYNDNGGGNAGQAPTKLAGCSGLAKKMFNFMNDTPGGNEGVHLNVITNSTGMSVRDALTAADELLGQGLIYTTVDDETWAILEY, encoded by the exons ATGT CTGCTTACTCTGGATTCACAAAAACAAGCTATGGCGCCCAAGGAGGTGACGATTCTGGCGGCTTCTTCGCTGGTGGTTCACAGCAGGGCAGTCAAGGCGGCGCCGGCGGCAAG TCATACCAAGATGAGTCCTTGCGCCCTGTCACAATCAAGCAGATCCTCGATGCCGAAGAGGCATACGCTGGTGCAGACTTCAAAATCGACGGTTCCCCCGTGACACAGATCACATTCGTCGGACAGATTCGCAAGATCCAGCCTCAACCTACAAATATCACCCTCAACATCGATGACGGAACCGGTATGATTGAGGTCAAGAAGTGGATCGATGTCGACAAGCAGGACGATGCTGATCCCGGTTTCGAGCTGGAGTCTCACGTTCGTATCTGGGGTCGTCTCAAgtccttcaacaacaagcgACACGTCGGAGCTCATGTTATCAGACCTGTGGCGGATTTCAACGAGGTCAACTACCACATGCTCGAGGCTACATATGTTCATCTCTATTTCACCAAGGGCCCTCTCGGTGGTCAAGGTGGCTCCAATGGAGACGGAGATAGCATGTTCGTGGATGGTGGTGGCTACAATGACAATGGAGGCGGCAACGCGGGCCAGGCGCCTACTAAGCTCGCTGGCTGCAGTGGGCTTGCCAAGAAGATGTTCAACTTTATGAACGACACACCTGGTGGCAATGAAGGTGTCCATCTCAAcgtcatcaccaactctACTGGCATGTCAGTGCGGGATGCTCTCACCGCTGCTGACGAACTGCTTGGCCAGGGTCTTATCTACACCACAGTTGATGACGAGACATGGGCAATCCTCGAATACTAA